Part of the Cervus elaphus chromosome 18, mCerEla1.1, whole genome shotgun sequence genome is shown below.
gcctggtgggctgctatccatatggtcgcacagagttggacatgactaaagtgacttagcatgcatgcatgcattggagaaggaaatggcaacccactccagtattcttgcctggagaatcccagggacagaggagcctggtgggctgccgtctttgggattgcacagagtcggacgtgactgaagcgacttagcagcagcagccaacaaAGATAGGATATCTAAGTGCACTTTTGATCATTACCACCTAGTGTATGCCATCTTCAGTTAATCAGTATACAAAAGTAGGGTTCTAAATGTCCTTTTTTACTGATAAGCACAATGAGCAGTAAGTAATTAGTTTGAGAGACATCCCATTGTTTTGTTCAATTTTAAGAtgtctattttctttcctttgtagaATAAAGACTCAGAAGAGTTCGGCATGCTGAAAAGACCTGTGCTTTTGCACTTGCACCAAACAACCCATTTTGACGAATTTGATTGCCCCCCAGAGCTTCAGCACAAACAGAAACTCTTTCCAAAGTGGCGCTTGCCAATTAAAATCGCCGCTATTGTATCATCTCTGACTTTTCTCTACACTCTTCTGAGGGAAATAATTCACCCTTTCGTGACTTCCCATCAacagtatttttataaaattccaaTCCTGGTCATCAACAAAGTCTTGCCAATGGTTTCCATCACCCTCTTGGCACTGGTTTATTTGCCGGGTGTGATAGCAGCCGTTGTGCAGCTTCATAATGGAACTAAGTATAAGAAATTTCCACATTGGTTGGATAGGTGGATGGTAACAAGAAAGCAGTTTGGtcttctcagtttcttttttgcTGTACTACATGCAATTTACAGTTTATCCTATCCGATGAGGCGGTCCTACAGATATAAGTTGCTGAACTGGGCATATCAACAGGTAGGATGACATGGCTGACCATTAAACTAAAAGTCTAAGTCTCCTAACAAattaattctttcttattttaatatcaGTACCCCAAACCTCTGTTGAAACCCTGTGTTAAGAAAGTACtctgttctaaaaaaaaattttttttaactcttcacTAGGCTCAGTTCTATAATTCTACATGAGGAATGTTTTTTAAGCTGAAAATAGTAAGCTAcaactttggagaaggaaacggcaacccactccagtattcttgcctggagaatcccatggacagaggagcctagcaggctacggtccacagggtcgcaaagagtcggacatgactgagcgacttcacaacTTTAACAACATAAATACGTGTTTTGTTCATGGACAGAGCCACATTTCAATCTTCTACCACCCttagaagatttatttttaatgctaactttgtattttctgcttctttacCACATATGACAATTCTAACCATTAGCTATTATATAAGTTAATAAAACAGATTATATAAATGTTGCATTCAAGGAAGGAGGTTAATAGTGCCTATGTCATTtctcttagagaaatgcaaaaaataccATCATAAATTTGTGGAGGCCCCTAGTTAtcagggtgcttccctggtggctcagacggtaaagaatccgcctgcaatgtgggagacctgggtttaatccctgggttgggaagatcccttggaggcaACCCACTttgacatggcaacccactccagtattcttgactggaaaatccccagggacagaggagcctggtgggctacagtccttgaggtcgaaaagagttgaacgtgactgagcaactaagtgcagCTAGTTATCAGGTCCTCCAGAGTAGAGGGAGCATAGAAGGAGGTTCTTACACTGGAAACAAATGTTGTTTGCatatttctccttcctcttttcacCCTCTGTTAGGTCCAACAAAATAATGAAGATTCCTGGATTGAACATGATGTTTGGAGAATGGAAATTTATGTGTCACTAGGAATCGTGGCACTTGCAATACTGGCTCTGTTGGCTGTGACATCTATTCCATCTGTGAGCGATTCTCTGACATGGAGAGAATTTCACTATATTCAGgtaaattatatacaaaataactCTGACTCCTCAGCAAGGTAAATCCTTTTGTGCTTATAATGACACCAAGTGTATAGACTTTagtatataggcttcccaggtggcactaggacaggagacataagagaccggGTTCAATCttggtcgatccctgggttgggaagatcccctggaggagagcatggcaatccactccagtattcttgtctggagaatcccatggacagaggagcctagcaggctacagtccatagggtagcaaagagtcggacatgactgaagtgacttggcatgcacacatataGACTTTAACCCATAAAAAATAACATGGTTTTCCAATAACGAAGATCTCACACTTGTTCCAATTAAAAATGTGCTCTTCTGTCATTTTCCCTCTTGCTTATAAATAGGGGAAATGTTTTTTAGACACATACAAAAGGCATtactcaaagaaaaatattatttctaacatTTGAAACTCATTAGACCATTTGCTATCTATTTAATAACAACAAATTTGATGTTTTAGAAATTCAATATTGTTTACTTAGTTctccaaaaatagaaaaaaattttgtctATCTCTGACTTTATTCATGCCTTTTAAGTTACATGGCTTTGTACTATCCTCCTTGAACTATAGAGTTTTTATCTACCAAACTATGGAATTTTATCTGTTCTAGTATCTTATTTTAAAGGCTTCTTTTTCcaagttaatttttttgtaaCTTACTCACTTGAAGTTTCTCAATATTCTTGGAATTCaaaattatctaaaaaaaaaaaattatctcaaattCACTGAGGTTAACTTGCTAGTGGTAGATCACACCCTAAAAAGAACAATGTGCCAGAATTCACAAGGGGATCCATGTCTGACAATATTCAAAAGGCTGAACTTAATTCATTCCTAAGCACTGCCAAGATGCTAAACCACAATGTTCTATCTTTTACAAGTGGACATCTTTAGAAATCTCACAAAGTCAGCTAATCCTCACTGTCCTTTCTACACATCCATGCATATACTCCAACAGACACCTTAATCATCTGATTAAGCTAGAAAGAATGTCTCCCTCTGAATTATTCAAATGTGGTTTAGAGATGGTGCCATGTTTTCCAAGCACAATAATTGCTGATTTTGTGGGTTTAGCTTGATAGCCATTAAATAATAGCCAATAGTCTATTCCTCATTAAATAACTTTCTTCTTACATTGCTCTGCCTGGCACGCATATGCTGTGCGTCACTTTACAGATTTAATTACAAAGTCAAGCGCTATGTCTTGACAACCCATCCCATTCCACTCAAGATACAATACCTAGcccatactgctgctgctgctaagtcgcttcagttgtgtccgactctgtgcgaccccatagatggcagcccatcaggctccgccgtccctgagattcgccaagcaagaacactggagtgggtcaccatttccttctccaatgcatgaaagtgaaaagtaaaagtgaagttgctcagttttgtctgactcttcgggaccccatggactgtagcctaccaggcttctccgtccgtgggattttccaggcaagagtactggaatgggttgccattgccttctccgacctaGCCCATAATATGTACACAATACAAATTTAGTAAATTAATCTTCAAccaattacatatattttttaattaataacctAGAAACTTTTCATTAACAATCCAAGAACTGATTACTCTATGATTTCCCTTGGACATttatatctaaaaatataaacttaGCTATTTGATTGTATTCACTGGGGCTTAATGCTGAATAATTGTGAGTTGGATTCATTCTAGCAGTCTAGTGaatatttcccataaagtgaatAGAAGTCAAAAGATATCTAGAAGAACTATTGTCAGAATGCCATAAAACTACATAGGTGAACAATTATTTGTATAACTTTATCTGGATGGTGCCAAGTATCCCAGTGCAAGCTAAAATTTTTCTTCACGTCTACATATCTCTGTTTTGTTCAAACATTGAGATAATTGTTAGTGTTTTTCCACTTTAtcaaaaatgtttgattttttaaacaaaggcCAAGATCATTCATTTTAGTATTAATATACCAAAATCATAGTCaataactttgttgttgttcagtagccaagtcctgtctaactcttcatgaccccatgttCAGTAGCcaagtcctgtctaactcttcatgacccctgtactgcagcctgccaggcttccctgcccctcaccatctcttggagtttgctcaaactgaatCACTTTAGTTGCCTTCATAATTGATAAAGATCACTAGTATCAAGTTGATTTTGCACTGACCTTCAGTCAACCTgccaatatttattaagcacttaaaaTGTGCAAATCATTGTGTTGATTCTACAGGGATCCTGTGATGATAAGACAGAGTTTCTGAGTTTAGATGTCTCTTATTAAGCAGAATTAAGGCAAATACACAGGGGATAGAgcatcataaaataaatatcataagagagaaaaacaaggtatggagaaaggaaagacagtgTTATTGATTATCTGAGACCAAAAGGAGAATGGTTGTGAATTTTCTCAActtaaatagcctggagacaaaggcATTACCCACATGTAGAAAGAGTGGAAAGAGATGAGTGGACAATAACAGATGAACGGAAGAATTTCTAAGCAACATAACAGATCTAGATGATATAGGATGAAATAAACTCTTAATGAACCATTCTCACCAAgataattctttttctcttttgcagagcAAGCTAGGAATTGTTTCCCTTCTGCTGGGTACAATACATGCATTGATTTTTGCCTGGAATAAATGGGTAGATATAAAACAGTTTGTATGGCATACACCTCCAACTTTTATGATAGCTGTTTTCCTTCCAATTGTTGTCCTGATATGCAAAGTCATACTACTCCTGCCGTGCTTGAGGAAGAAGATACTGAAGATTAGACATGGTTGGGAAGATGTCACCAAAATTAATAAAACTGAGATGTCTTCTCAGTTGTAGAATTGCtgtttatacatatttttgtccaatattgatatattttatcataaacacttcaaatttgtatttgtttaataaaatgaCCACTTGAGGATCTTAACATATCTCTTTGTTTATGGGTGATGTTTGAAATATGTGTATTTCCTTTCAGATTTGATTCAAAGTGAGAAATTAATCTTTAGTACATTCCCTATGTTCAGTAAAGCTGAGCATAACAAAATAATCACATCTGATTTATCAGACtacataacattataaataataaaaggccTTAAAATATCAGTCCCTGATACTCCTTAAAAGTTATCATGAGCCATGAAAAAAGATACTATCtgatggccagtaggcacatgaaatgatgctcagcatcactaattatgagAGATGCTGAGCatcatcaaaactacaatgaggtaccacctgacaccagtcagaatggccatcattaaaacctctacaaataacaaaagctggagagggtgtggagaaaaggaactctCCTCCACTGTTGATGGGactgtaagttggtgcagccactgtgtaaatgatatggagtttcctcagaaaactaaaaatggaattaccatattacccagcaatcccattgctggacatatatccagataaaactataactcaaaaagatacatgcaccctagtATTAATTGctgcactattcacaatagccaagacatggaaacaacctaaatatccattgacagatgaatggatgagataTGGTACTtacatacaatgggatactactcagccataaaaaaggaaaacttggatacagctagagattatcatactaagtgaagtaagtcggaaataaaaagacaaatatcatatgatatcacttgtatgtggaatctaaattatgacacaaatgaacctatgaaacagactcagacatagagaacagactggtaaTTACCAAGTGGGAGAGAGTTGAGGGAGGGATGaagtgggagattgggattaaaagatgtaagtttttatatatagaatgaataatcaacaaggtcctactctatagcacagaactatattcaatatcctatgataaaccataatggaaaagaatatttttaaagaagaatgtatatatttgtataactgaatcatcttTCtgtacagcattataaatcaactgtacctcaattttttttaaaaaaagttatctaAATCTACCACACAAGTATATCCAGTGTTTATGACTGTTGTTAAAGAAACTTCTTTTCCTGTAACTGGATGTTATTCATATAACACCTATCTCAAAAAAACACATGGATTATGAATATACAAGTAAAGCAGCAGAATAAGTTCAGATACACATCCAGGCAAAATAAAACTCAGGTTTTCCAGGAAAAAAGGTAAATTCAATTTTCTACATCTGAGTTAGGTAAAACTCAGTTTAAACTTTAATACATTGGCCAAAGTGTTGTCAATTCGACTCCATATTGAAAACTATTTCTTTGAGTTGTTTTTCATTGCTTCTATTATTACAGTCATACATAATGTCCTGCCAAAGAGgaccctgcctctctgcctgaccgttaaactaaagagcctttgttcagctcatagAGAGACACTCTGACTCTGCTCACCTgtgaatcagttcagtcagttcagttactcagccatgtccaactctttgcaactccatggactgaagcatgacAGGCTACCcagtcctttaccatctcctggagcttgctcaaattcatgtccattgagtcagtgatgccatccaaccatctcatcctctgtcctccccttctcttcccaccttcaatctttctcagcatcagccttttccaatgagtcagctcctcatatcaggtagccaaagtactggagtttcagcttcaacatcagtccttccaatgagtattcaggactgatttcctttaggatggactggttggacttgcagttcaagggactctcaggagtcttctccaacaccacagttcaaaagcattgattcttcagtgctcagctttctttatggtccaactctcacatctatacatgactactggaaaaatcatagctttgactagatggatcttggtcagcaaagtaatgtctctgctttttaatatgctgtctaggttgataaaAAagttaatagcttttcttccaaggagcaggcaccttttaatttcatggctgctatcaccatctgcagtgattttggagccccaaaaaataaagtctctcactgtttccattgttttcccttctatttgccatgaagtgccaCCTGTGAATAGCTACaacaaaaagaagagattaacacacccTTTCCAAAGGCTGGCCCTTCcaggagatgttttgcaagactgaagacctTTTCGCTTTTCTTCTCTACCGCATCTCCCTTTCTACTCATTTTACTTCCCCAatgcctctccctctctattctgcctttggactttagttcctcattgcttctttctctctgactttaTAAAAGATGCTGACAGCCAGACCCCAACAAGATGTTTACTTTGagaccatcttcttggtcagccagCTTTCTggataaagtcatattccttgcctcaacacctcaccTTTCAGATTCACTGGCCTATTGTGCAGCAAGCAGAGAGCTCTTGGACTCTGCGAGGACCGTGAACCACATCCTCACAGAGCAAACTATACATCAACTATCAGGGCTCACTAACCCAACTGACTATACACCAGAGGTTTTTCATAACTGGCAAAATTAACTATAAACTTAGTCTTTTATACAGATAAGTTATTTATTATGATTAAAGACAATAGGGCTAATGCtaatggtggtggtgtttagttgctaagtcatgtccgactcttctgcaaccctgttgtagccacgtgttctgggaaacaaactcactcagaaggacaatgcagatagtggaatgcagtttattacatggtgggcccaaggcagagtctccttgtagccaaggaccccgaccagtttttgtgaaaaccttatataccctaagtgtacctgctcaaacccacctccccaaattccttgaaactagtctggacaaggtaaaagagagatatgatcaaagttaacccatgattcatttGTCATAAGCCTAGATAGTTAAACAGTGGACATTTagcaataggcctgtggtcatatcccaataaacataatggaatttacgactttgttctgttacagagataattagcatattcttttaggtgaCAGAGAATCCAAGAACAAGCcctgaggctcttttatccagggggtctggttttccattggCATGCCATTTCTATAAACACCaggcacaaagttcagagtccattgggagggtgaccatgcttgtagcctaatgttcgcagcctggcctaagacagagtccagctctgtctgtttcctccttcaaccccatggactgtagcctgccaggttcctctgtccatgggatttcccaggcaagtatagtAGAGTgagaagccatttccttctccagggggatcctcttgacccagggactgaatacTTGTCTCATGCtctgtaggtagattctttacaactaaaccacctgggaaacaaATGCTAATGGTACAAATTAGGAAAAACAATTAGTACATTCATTGAGTGGAATTCCGTTTTTTTAACTGTTTGTTCCATTGTTGTTGCTGtatagttgctaagctgtgtctgactctttacgaccccatggactgcagcacgccaggcttctctgtccttcactatctcctggggcttgctcaaactcatgtcctctgagtcagtgatgccacccaaccatctcatcctctatctccccattctcctcctgccctcaatctttcccaacatcagggtcttttccagtgagtcagctctttgcatcaggctgccaaagtattggagtttcagcttcagcattagtccttccaaggaatattcacggttgatttccttaaggactgactagtttgatctccttgctgtccaagggactctcaagaattctctagtaccacagtttgaaagcatcaattcttcagtgttcacccttctttatggtccaactcttacattcgtACAGGACCacctggaaaaccatagcttcaactgtacagacttttgtcagcaaagttatgtctctgctttttaatgtgctgtctaatTTTGTTCTGTTATAAAAGATGATTATTCATTATTACATGGGTGCTAAGTCACCTTCTGGACtgtaaatttgcattttaaatgttattgGAATTTAGACATATAGATACATATTGCAGACAGTGTTGAGGGTGAACAACTGCAAATAGGGTAGACGATAGTGTCTTGAGAAATAATTCACcataagagaaaaaggaatccaggGCTCTAGGCTCAAATCAGATGTGGCAAAGAGATGTAACTACAAGACCATTTAACTAAGTGTGACGTGTGTTAGGCCACAATCAACCAGCTCTGCTCTGTAGGAGTCAAGTGCCTGCATTCCCAACTGCATTCCCATTCTGCAAGATGGCAGAATGTTAGCATCTCCAGTTCTGAGAGGGAGAACTTGAGTTTCAGCCTTTCTGGCACTAAGATATCATAGAGGCTACAGCTTGGGACAGGGTTCCAATCTGAAGTAGCATTTCATTGTAGGGACAACAGCTGAGTTCTGGCTTGGTTACTGGAGTCCTCTCTCTGTTAGCCATGGTAATAAGTGACCTCAGACCTATTCTGAAAGACAGAATCCCTGGTAATAGGAGATAGGAAGTCTACAAGGCCCTTATAAGGAAAACACAAAAACCTCTAGATTCAATTTGTACTCAAGGGCTATTGAAAACTAGACCATTAACTCTTTGtatcttttctaaattttaaacaaTGTTCGTTAATATTGTTATaagcagaagaaaacaataaaagttgacttaaaaagaataaatattatattctagTATAAGCTTAGATTTCCTGTTACTCAATGAAATTGTATAAAACATCTCCCATATACCAGGCCCAGTGCTAGACGGAGGATATATGAAGATAGAAATGACCTACTTCCTACTCACAGTCTCATCAGGAAGACAAACCTTAGTAAAGCAATGAATTCTAGATTTACTGGTATCACTAAAGAGGAAATGGCCCCCTCTGTTTAAAAGGGCAAGTCACAAAGTTGTGAGGTTGATCTAAAATAACTATTTGAGCTGGGTTTTAAACTATAAGTAAGAGTCCTTCAGCTAGAATGGGAAGATAGGTAGCATGGTAAGCAGCATGGAGCTGTAAAATGATGCAGAAAAACATATTGGAAGGACTAACATTCAGGAATAGAGCAGGTGAAggaaataccagagtgggtagggATCTGGACTTTGTCCTCCAAGGATTAGGGAGgtcactgaaaaattttaaatgggtaCTTAACATGATCATatttgtaatttagaaagatttaTTTGTAGACTGTCCAGGAGATAGGTTTGCTAAGGGTTGGGGGAGGAGCGGAAGTGGTGGTACAAAGGGTGAAGGCAAGTTAGAAGGCTGGAAGAATATCTAAGGAGACAACAGCAGTATCCCAAGATAGAGGCCCTAAGTTTTCAAACAGGTTGTTACAGAGGGAATGGATAAAAGAGGAGAGCTAATGAAACATGGTAGGAAGATGGAATTTCCAGGAACTCATGACCAGTGGACCATGAggagtgagggaggggaaggCATTTAAAATGGGACTTCTAGGATTCTATTTGCCTGGAAGACTACAGGATGATACCATTAAACAGGGTAAGGAATTCTACAGGAGGAGcatatttttttaaccaaactGAAAACAGAGTAAGGATTCTGTACACTGTATGCTATTTACAAAACATAGTTGTTAACAAATTccatgtggtttttttgtttcattatacACAAATATAATTATGAAAGACATACAATTTGTGGCAGTGGGAAGGAAAAGTAAGGTATTTCCCTGCCCTTTTgataaggttttgttttgtttagttttt
Proteins encoded:
- the STEAP1 gene encoding metalloreductase STEAP1 → MESRQDITNQEDLWKMKPRRNLEDDYLNKDSEEFGMLKRPVLLHLHQTTHFDEFDCPPELQHKQKLFPKWRLPIKIAAIVSSLTFLYTLLREIIHPFVTSHQQYFYKIPILVINKVLPMVSITLLALVYLPGVIAAVVQLHNGTKYKKFPHWLDRWMVTRKQFGLLSFFFAVLHAIYSLSYPMRRSYRYKLLNWAYQQVQQNNEDSWIEHDVWRMEIYVSLGIVALAILALLAVTSIPSVSDSLTWREFHYIQSKLGIVSLLLGTIHALIFAWNKWVDIKQFVWHTPPTFMIAVFLPIVVLICKVILLLPCLRKKILKIRHGWEDVTKINKTEMSSQL